A section of the Ruania halotolerans genome encodes:
- a CDS encoding TetR/AcrR family transcriptional regulator codes for MAARTTGPSARTRDASGDRTKRADALRNIEAIIDAATRLLAVNPEASINDIAKAADVGRVTLYGHFDSRATLISAVVDRAIAQTHEALAEVNLDGDPRDALSRLLGATWHLTHRFGAIVVAASQALAPEQIRRAHEELAARVRGVLIRGREAGEFRCDVPIDWQISLIQAVLHTASDAVHRGEITADDAPSLVCDTVLAVLAA; via the coding sequence GTGGCAGCGAGGACAACGGGCCCGAGCGCTCGCACCAGGGATGCCTCTGGGGATCGCACCAAGCGCGCGGACGCGTTGCGGAACATCGAGGCGATCATTGACGCCGCCACCCGGCTTCTCGCCGTCAATCCCGAGGCAAGTATCAATGACATTGCCAAGGCTGCGGACGTCGGGAGAGTCACCCTCTACGGCCACTTCGACTCCCGGGCGACGCTCATCAGTGCGGTCGTCGACCGGGCGATCGCCCAGACTCACGAGGCTCTAGCAGAGGTGAATCTCGACGGCGATCCGCGCGACGCGCTCAGTCGTCTGCTCGGGGCCACCTGGCATCTGACCCACCGGTTCGGTGCCATCGTGGTAGCGGCCTCTCAGGCGCTCGCGCCCGAGCAGATTCGCCGTGCCCACGAAGAGCTCGCTGCTCGCGTGCGCGGGGTGCTCATCCGTGGCCGGGAAGCTGGCGAGTTTCGATGCGACGTGCCGATCGACTGGCAGATCAGCCTGATTCAGGCAGTGCTGCACACTGCGTCCGATGCGGTGCACCGCGGTGAGATCACCGCCGACGATGCGCCGTCCTTGGTGTGCGACACCGTGCTTGCCGTACTCGCCGCCTGA